A DNA window from Cystobacter ferrugineus contains the following coding sequences:
- a CDS encoding phosphoenolpyruvate carboxykinase (GTP): MASLQTPGTQGSAPTKNPELLAWVAKMAQMTQPDQIVWCDGSEEEKKRLTELAVKQGILIPLNPQKRPGCYLHRSNPNDVARVEHLTFICTTNKEDAGPTNNWMEPESAYTKLSHLFTGSMKGRTMYVVPYVMGPLGSPFAKVGVELTDSVYVVLNMRIMTRMGRAALEMLGDSGEFNRGLHSTGDLDPERRFICHFPQDNTIWSIGSGYGGNALLGKKCMALRIGSYLGQHEGWLAEHMLILGVTSPQGETTYVAAAFPSACGKTNFAMMIPPKEYAGWKIETVGDDIAWMRVGPDGRLWAINPEAGYFGVAPGTNTKSNPNAMACVARDTLFTNVALTADGDVWWEGMDGEVPEELTDWQGRPWKKGSTEKAAHPNSRFTAPMTNNPVLSPKANEPMGVPISAIIFGGRRSNTVPLVLQAFNWTHGVFLGATMGSETTAAATGKVGVVRRDPMAMLPFCGYHMGDYLQHWLNMQKAIAHPPKIFQVNWFRQDKNGKFIWPGFGENMRVLEWIVNRVHGRVPTEETLLGWVPRADQGLNTKGLDLPRESLTEVTSIKPDEWKAELKNQESFFESLGLKAPEALTLQRKLLISRLES; encoded by the coding sequence ATGGCCTCGCTCCAAACCCCAGGGACCCAGGGCAGTGCTCCCACGAAGAACCCGGAGCTCCTGGCCTGGGTGGCGAAGATGGCGCAGATGACCCAGCCGGATCAGATCGTCTGGTGTGATGGGTCGGAGGAAGAGAAGAAGCGGCTGACGGAGCTGGCGGTCAAGCAGGGCATCCTCATCCCGCTCAATCCGCAGAAGCGCCCGGGGTGCTACCTGCACCGCTCCAATCCCAACGACGTGGCGCGCGTGGAGCACCTCACCTTCATCTGCACCACGAACAAGGAAGACGCCGGGCCCACCAACAACTGGATGGAGCCCGAGTCGGCGTACACCAAGCTGTCCCACCTGTTCACCGGGAGCATGAAGGGCCGCACGATGTACGTGGTGCCCTACGTGATGGGCCCGCTGGGCAGCCCCTTCGCCAAGGTGGGCGTGGAGCTGACCGACAGCGTCTACGTGGTGCTCAACATGCGCATCATGACGCGCATGGGCCGCGCGGCGCTGGAGATGCTGGGTGACTCGGGCGAGTTCAACCGCGGCCTGCACAGCACCGGGGACCTGGATCCGGAGCGCCGCTTCATCTGCCACTTCCCCCAGGACAACACCATCTGGAGCATTGGCAGCGGCTATGGCGGCAACGCGCTGCTGGGCAAGAAGTGCATGGCGCTGCGCATCGGCAGCTACCTGGGCCAGCACGAGGGCTGGCTCGCCGAGCACATGCTCATCCTCGGCGTCACCAGCCCCCAGGGCGAGACGACGTACGTGGCGGCGGCCTTCCCCTCGGCGTGCGGCAAGACGAACTTCGCCATGATGATTCCGCCCAAGGAGTACGCGGGCTGGAAGATCGAGACCGTGGGCGATGACATCGCGTGGATGCGCGTGGGGCCGGACGGGCGCCTGTGGGCCATCAACCCCGAGGCCGGCTACTTCGGCGTGGCCCCCGGCACCAACACGAAGAGCAACCCCAACGCCATGGCCTGCGTGGCGCGCGACACCCTCTTCACCAACGTGGCCCTGACGGCCGATGGGGACGTGTGGTGGGAGGGCATGGACGGCGAGGTGCCCGAGGAGCTCACCGACTGGCAGGGCCGGCCCTGGAAGAAGGGCAGCACGGAGAAGGCGGCACACCCCAACAGCCGCTTCACCGCGCCCATGACGAACAACCCCGTGCTCAGCCCCAAGGCCAACGAGCCCATGGGCGTGCCCATCTCCGCCATCATCTTCGGCGGCCGCCGCTCCAACACCGTCCCGCTCGTGCTCCAGGCCTTCAACTGGACCCATGGCGTCTTCCTGGGCGCCACCATGGGCAGTGAGACCACCGCCGCCGCCACCGGCAAGGTGGGCGTGGTGCGCCGCGACCCCATGGCCATGCTGCCCTTCTGCGGCTACCACATGGGCGACTACCTCCAGCACTGGCTCAACATGCAGAAGGCCATCGCCCACCCGCCGAAGATCTTCCAGGTCAACTGGTTCCGTCAGGACAAGAACGGCAAGTTCATCTGGCCGGGCTTCGGCGAGAACATGCGCGTGCTCGAGTGGATCGTGAACCGCGTCCATGGCCGCGTGCCCACCGAGGAGACCCTGCTCGGCTGGGTGCCGCGCGCCGATCAGGGCCTCAACACCAAGGGGTTGGACCTGCCCCGGGAGTCCCTCACCGAGGTCACCTCCATCAAGCCGGACGAGTGGAAGGCGGAGCTCAAGAACCAGGAGTCCTTCTTCGAGTCCCTGGGACTCAAGGCCCCCGAGGCGCTGACGTTGCAGCGCAAGCTGCTCATCTCTCGTCTCGAGAGTTGA
- a CDS encoding ABC transporter substrate-binding protein codes for MRALWMTGVLSVLASGCSFTTAAGLDECETSADCGSDRVCTPEKLCLPLPVGCGTVYGAQGADAIPMGGLFPVHSGTDVGAPIDESDEQALNAAVLALEQINQRGIGGKQFALYFCDTGNDVERARRQAEWLVKEKKVPALITAGSGQTLTVAQTVTVAANVVTMSYSATAPEVTDLPDKNGGQVGLVWRTSPSDAIQGSVIANLLRTDARFGSPKRVGIIYVNDPYGQGLYNIVSENLSAAPELLNDGESYARQGDIKAAVDALNQFDPDLSVLVGFASDATNILTEASTRPNLQRGVHRWLFSDSVKDVAVLANGTASAQAQGFYGTAPAQGTGQAFRAFQSSFKDRFNKDPSAYAYTSNAYDAMYLLALGSAYAQGTSGAVTGPKLAEGLTKLSSAQNSPVQLTSSSFTSLASELAAGRSVNVDGASGPLDFNNDTGEAPSPVELWQVSGNNFVTIGNIPAPSTTP; via the coding sequence ATGCGCGCACTGTGGATGACGGGAGTGTTGTCGGTGCTGGCCAGCGGGTGCAGCTTCACCACGGCGGCGGGGCTCGACGAGTGCGAGACGAGCGCGGACTGTGGCAGCGACCGGGTCTGCACCCCCGAGAAGCTGTGCCTGCCGCTGCCCGTGGGTTGCGGCACGGTGTACGGAGCCCAGGGCGCGGATGCCATTCCCATGGGTGGCCTGTTCCCCGTGCACTCCGGCACGGACGTGGGCGCGCCCATCGACGAGTCGGATGAGCAGGCGCTCAACGCCGCGGTGCTGGCACTGGAGCAGATCAACCAGCGCGGCATTGGCGGCAAGCAGTTCGCCCTGTACTTCTGCGACACGGGCAACGACGTGGAGCGCGCCCGACGGCAGGCCGAGTGGCTGGTGAAGGAGAAGAAGGTGCCGGCGCTGATCACCGCCGGCAGCGGCCAGACGCTCACGGTGGCCCAGACGGTGACCGTCGCCGCGAACGTGGTCACCATGAGCTACAGCGCCACCGCACCCGAGGTGACCGACCTGCCGGACAAGAATGGCGGGCAGGTGGGGCTCGTGTGGCGCACCTCGCCCTCGGACGCCATCCAGGGCAGCGTCATCGCGAACCTGCTGCGCACGGACGCCCGCTTCGGCAGTCCCAAGAGGGTGGGCATCATCTACGTGAACGACCCCTACGGACAGGGCCTGTACAACATCGTCTCCGAGAATCTCTCCGCGGCCCCCGAGCTGCTCAACGACGGCGAGTCGTATGCGCGCCAGGGAGACATCAAGGCCGCAGTGGACGCGCTCAACCAGTTCGACCCGGATCTCTCCGTGCTGGTGGGTTTCGCCAGCGACGCCACGAACATCCTCACCGAGGCGTCCACCCGGCCCAACCTCCAGCGCGGCGTGCACAGGTGGCTGTTCTCCGACAGCGTGAAGGACGTGGCCGTGCTGGCCAATGGCACGGCGTCCGCCCAGGCGCAGGGCTTCTATGGAACGGCGCCGGCCCAGGGCACGGGGCAGGCCTTCCGCGCCTTCCAGAGCAGCTTCAAGGACCGCTTCAACAAGGACCCGAGCGCGTACGCCTATACCTCCAATGCCTATGACGCCATGTACCTGCTGGCCCTGGGCTCCGCCTACGCCCAGGGCACCAGCGGCGCCGTGACGGGCCCGAAGCTGGCCGAGGGCCTGACGAAACTCTCGTCCGCGCAGAACAGCCCCGTCCAGCTCACCAGCTCCAGCTTCACGAGTCTCGCCTCGGAGCTGGCCGCGGGCCGGAGCGTCAACGTGGATGGAGCCAGCGGCCCGCTGGACTTCAACAACGACACGGGCGAGGCGCCCTCCCCCGTGGAGCTGTGGCAGGTGAGCGGCAACAACTTCGTGACCATCGGGAACATCCCGGCGCCCAGCACCACGCCGTGA
- a CDS encoding tetratricopeptide repeat protein, with the protein MRSVLLLWTALLLTPVATHAKAPSAKELVKQAERLYDQRKYVEAAEALEKANEQAPDSRLIYNIGRAYDQAGRTREAINYYEQYMTEGEDAQLRKRARSAVERLRLQQQKEEAAAAAAEAERKRLQEEAEAAQRRMEAEREAARQAEEANQLRLAEANREALVARKRTQITSFALGGLAVAGVGVGIAFGVQAANARANFNEARDLDTKVAARNATRSNALLADIGYGVGIISAVAAVLLYPRQPAPVAGQARLISAPRGSGAGVEVSF; encoded by the coding sequence ATGAGATCGGTCCTGCTCCTGTGGACGGCCCTGCTGCTCACCCCCGTCGCGACACACGCCAAAGCCCCCTCCGCCAAGGAGCTCGTGAAACAAGCGGAGCGCCTGTACGACCAGAGGAAGTACGTGGAGGCCGCCGAGGCGCTCGAGAAGGCCAACGAGCAGGCCCCCGACTCACGGCTCATCTACAACATCGGCCGTGCGTATGATCAGGCGGGCCGGACGCGCGAGGCCATCAACTACTACGAGCAGTACATGACGGAGGGCGAGGACGCGCAGCTACGCAAGCGCGCGCGCTCGGCCGTGGAGCGCTTGCGCCTGCAGCAGCAGAAGGAAGAGGCGGCCGCCGCGGCGGCGGAAGCCGAGCGCAAGCGCCTGCAGGAGGAGGCCGAGGCGGCCCAGCGGCGCATGGAGGCGGAGCGCGAGGCGGCCCGGCAGGCGGAAGAGGCCAACCAGTTGCGGCTCGCGGAAGCGAACCGGGAAGCGCTCGTGGCGCGCAAGCGCACGCAGATCACCTCCTTCGCCCTGGGAGGACTGGCGGTGGCGGGCGTCGGCGTGGGCATCGCCTTCGGAGTGCAGGCGGCGAACGCCCGCGCGAACTTCAACGAGGCCCGGGACCTGGACACCAAGGTCGCCGCGCGCAACGCCACCCGGAGCAACGCGCTGCTGGCGGACATCGGCTATGGCGTGGGCATCATCAGCGCCGTGGCGGCCGTGCTGCTCTATCCCCGGCAGCCCGCGCCCGTGGCGGGGCAGGCCCGGTTGATCTCCGCGCCCCGGGGCTCGGGCGCGGGTGTGGAGGTGAGCTTCTGA
- a CDS encoding DUF5335 family protein has product MGYAAEIPRRNWFAYFELLSERASSHPLRLEVEDGGGASWRMEQALPLVGIDVESREQGTLEVTVGTLRREFTHHINDPEHVHLLMDDEGNIQCIRIEDRDGVRSLLYFEGEEPVPAWFHADAPGADEAASWT; this is encoded by the coding sequence ATGGGCTATGCGGCGGAGATTCCCAGGCGGAACTGGTTCGCCTACTTCGAGTTGTTGAGCGAGCGGGCGTCGAGTCATCCCCTCCGGCTGGAGGTGGAGGACGGAGGCGGGGCCTCGTGGCGGATGGAGCAGGCGCTGCCGCTGGTGGGCATCGACGTGGAGTCGCGGGAGCAGGGCACGCTGGAGGTGACGGTGGGCACGCTGCGGCGGGAGTTCACCCACCACATCAATGACCCGGAGCACGTGCACCTGCTCATGGACGACGAGGGCAACATCCAGTGCATCCGCATCGAGGACCGGGATGGGGTCCGGAGCCTGCTCTACTTCGAGGGCGAGGAGCCGGTGCCGGCCTGGTTCCACGCGGACGCTCCGGGCGCGGACGAGGCGGCGTCCTGGACATGA
- the gspG gene encoding type II secretion system major pseudopilin GspG, whose translation MQQTKKGAWRHRARGMTLIEIMVVITILGLIMAAVGVSVLSQLDEAKQRRARMDFHALRNALKVYYAKKGRFPDTATGLRGLVEHHILEALPRDPWGNEYVYLNEGGKPRITSYGGDGTAGGDGNDADLCSCDPDPEAGTGS comes from the coding sequence GTGCAACAGACGAAGAAGGGGGCGTGGCGCCACCGGGCACGCGGCATGACGCTCATCGAGATCATGGTGGTCATCACCATCCTGGGGCTCATCATGGCCGCGGTGGGGGTGTCCGTGCTTTCTCAGTTGGACGAGGCCAAGCAGCGCCGGGCGCGGATGGACTTCCACGCCCTGCGCAACGCTCTCAAGGTGTACTACGCCAAGAAGGGCCGTTTCCCAGACACGGCCACGGGCCTGCGCGGACTGGTGGAGCACCACATCCTGGAAGCGCTGCCCAGGGATCCGTGGGGCAACGAGTACGTCTATCTGAATGAAGGGGGCAAGCCGCGCATCACCTCCTATGGGGGCGATGGGACGGCGGGCGGAGACGGCAACGACGCGGACCTGTGTTCGTGTGACCCGGACCCGGAAGCGGGGACGGGCTCCTGA
- a CDS encoding SLC13 family permease, translated as MTIAIVLGAVLVALVLFSLEAIPIEVTSLSIVCLLALTGVLTPEQAFAGFSNDTVVFIFTLLAMTQGLASTGVVLLVGQRLSFFARFGHQPFVLAMMGVVAVFSSFVSNTVTTAAFLPVAVGAAHRARVPNSKVLLPMAYASMLGGMVLLYGTSTNLVVSAALPRLGLEPLGVTELAAVGLPLALLGILLVVVLGPVLLPAREGDGSTADWTLRDYLTEAILPSDSPYLGRTLADLTTGLGLRVIGVVREGQSLPALPAYQLAGDERLIIEGKREDILRVKDLKGIELRPDVRLSDTELRPQDSLLVEATVSPDSPLVGHSLKETHFLERYGLVALALHRRPVIQRLTKLQLLGRRVGGHSLSTLELSAGDVLMLWGPRERVQELTEGAQLLVLGGVEYQPPRHAKALLAVSLFLGALLLGSLEVVPLAVAGLAGMLAMIATGCVDAGRAFRVDWRVVLLIGCMMALGVAMETSGAGRFLGEHAARLGAYGGPRLVMLAMMVLTIVLSAPMSNQAAALVVLPVAVSAAAKLGVDARPFAMAVTLAASCSFITPLEPSCVLVYGPGHYRFTDFFRLGTPLTAVLLALLVVLVPMRWPFQGKGTPAAAAHAPGPRGAGAEVLGAAPAAGSPGLNRR; from the coding sequence ATGACCATCGCCATCGTCCTGGGCGCCGTGCTGGTGGCCCTCGTGTTGTTCTCCCTGGAGGCGATTCCCATCGAGGTGACGTCGCTGTCCATCGTGTGCCTGCTGGCGCTCACGGGCGTGCTGACGCCCGAGCAGGCCTTCGCGGGCTTCAGCAACGACACCGTCGTCTTCATCTTCACCCTGCTGGCGATGACGCAGGGGCTGGCGAGCACGGGGGTGGTGCTGCTGGTGGGGCAGCGGCTGTCCTTCTTCGCGCGCTTCGGACACCAGCCGTTCGTGCTGGCGATGATGGGGGTGGTGGCGGTGTTCTCCTCCTTCGTGTCCAACACGGTGACGACGGCGGCCTTCCTGCCGGTGGCCGTTGGGGCGGCGCATCGCGCCCGGGTGCCCAACAGCAAGGTGCTCCTGCCCATGGCCTATGCCTCCATGCTGGGGGGAATGGTGCTGCTCTACGGCACCTCCACCAACCTGGTGGTCTCCGCGGCCCTGCCCCGGCTGGGGCTCGAGCCGCTCGGCGTGACGGAGCTGGCTGCCGTGGGCCTGCCGCTGGCGTTGCTCGGCATCCTGCTCGTGGTGGTGCTGGGGCCGGTGCTCCTGCCGGCGCGCGAGGGCGACGGCTCCACGGCGGACTGGACGCTGCGCGACTACCTCACCGAGGCGATTCTGCCCTCGGACTCCCCCTACCTGGGCAGGACCCTGGCGGACCTCACCACGGGGCTCGGGCTGCGCGTCATCGGCGTCGTGCGCGAGGGACAGTCCCTGCCGGCGCTCCCGGCGTACCAGCTCGCGGGCGACGAGCGGCTCATCATCGAGGGCAAGCGCGAGGACATCCTCCGGGTGAAGGACCTCAAGGGCATCGAGCTGCGGCCGGACGTGAGGCTGTCGGACACGGAGCTGCGCCCCCAGGACAGCCTCCTGGTGGAGGCGACGGTGTCCCCGGACAGCCCGCTCGTGGGCCACAGCCTCAAGGAGACGCACTTCCTCGAGCGCTACGGGCTGGTGGCGCTGGCGCTGCACCGCAGGCCCGTCATCCAGCGGCTCACCAAGTTGCAGCTCCTGGGCCGGCGCGTGGGCGGGCACTCGTTGTCCACCCTGGAGCTGTCGGCGGGGGACGTGCTGATGCTGTGGGGGCCGCGCGAGCGGGTGCAGGAGCTGACGGAAGGCGCCCAACTGCTCGTGCTGGGGGGCGTGGAGTACCAGCCGCCCCGCCATGCCAAGGCCCTGCTGGCCGTGTCGCTGTTCCTCGGGGCGTTGCTGCTGGGCTCGCTCGAGGTGGTGCCGCTGGCGGTGGCGGGCCTCGCCGGGATGTTGGCGATGATCGCCACCGGGTGCGTGGACGCGGGCCGGGCCTTCCGGGTGGACTGGCGGGTGGTGCTGCTCATCGGCTGCATGATGGCGCTCGGCGTGGCCATGGAGACGAGCGGGGCGGGGCGCTTCCTCGGTGAACACGCGGCGCGGCTCGGAGCCTATGGGGGCCCGCGGCTGGTGATGCTCGCGATGATGGTGCTCACCATCGTGCTGTCGGCCCCCATGAGCAACCAGGCCGCGGCCCTGGTGGTGCTGCCGGTGGCCGTGAGCGCCGCGGCGAAGCTGGGGGTGGATGCCCGGCCCTTCGCCATGGCGGTGACGCTCGCGGCGAGCTGCTCCTTCATCACCCCGCTCGAGCCGAGCTGCGTGCTCGTGTACGGCCCCGGCCACTACCGTTTCACGGACTTCTTCCGGCTCGGCACGCCGCTGACGGCCGTGCTGCTCGCCCTGCTCGTGGTGCTGGTGCCCATGCGCTGGCCCTTCCAGGGCAAGGGCACCCCGGCGGCCGCCGCGCACGCGCCGGGTCCGCGCGGGGCAGGCGCCGAGGTGCTGGGCGCTGCCCCCGCGGCGGGGAGTCCCGGGCTCAACCGCAGGTGA